DNA from Actinoplanes sp. SE50/110:
CGCCTCGGCGATCCCGTCGCGGATCTTGTTGTGGTCGCGGATCGCGTCGTCGGTCTCCTCCTCCGCGTCGTCACCGCCGCTGTCGGTGAGCAGGTGCGGGTAGAGGATCTCCTCCTCGGCCTCGGCGTGAATGTCGAGATGCAGCGCGAGCGGCTCCCACACCGCCCGCAGCTCCGCCTCACCGGAGGCGTCGTCGAGCCGCGCGAATCCGAGCCGGAACCTGTGGTGATCTTCCATGATCAGCGCCGTGATGTCGTCCATGCGCACGACAGTACGACCGATCACGACGCTCCGCTCGACCCTGTGGACAACCCCGACCCGGCAGGAGACCG
Protein-coding regions in this window:
- a CDS encoding hemerythrin domain-containing protein, which translates into the protein MDDITALIMEDHHRFRLGFARLDDASGEAELRAVWEPLALHLDIHAEAEEEILYPHLLTDSGGDDAEEETDDAIRDHNKIRDGIAEAARHPVGSDEWWGGVWQARTENSEHLAEEEDEVLPDFRRHASRELRLELGARWLRFFAEHPQGKGLDFHNKDPEKYIAAVEES